From a region of the Microcebus murinus isolate Inina chromosome 23, M.murinus_Inina_mat1.0, whole genome shotgun sequence genome:
- the TMCC2 gene encoding transmembrane and coiled-coil domains protein 2 isoform X1 has product MKRCKSDELQQQQGEEDGAGLEDAACHLPGADLRPGEATGANSAGGPTSDAGAAAAPNPGPRSKPPDLKKIQQLSEGSMFGHGLKHLFHSRRRSREREHQASQESQQQQQQQQGMSDHDSPDEKERSPEMHRVSYAVSLHDLPARPTAFNRVLQQIRSRPSIKRGASLHSGGGGGGGSRRSKSSSLEPQRGSPHLLRKAPQDSGLAAILHQHQCRPRSSSTTDTALLLADGTSVYLLAEEAEGLGDKVDKGDLVGLSLPSGPGHGDTDGPVSLDVPDGAPDPQRTKAAIDHLHQKILKITEQIKIEQEARDDNVAEYLKLANNADRQQASRIKQVFEKKNQKSAQTIAQLHKKLEHYRRRLREIEQNGPSRQPKDVLRDMQQGLKDVGANVRAGISGFGGGVVEGVKGSLSGLSQATHTAVVSKPREFASLIRNKFGSADNIAHLKDPLEDGPPEEAARALSGSATLVSSPKYGSDDECSSASASSAGAGSNSGAGPGGALGSPKSSALYGAPGNLDALLGDLREIKEGQSHLEDSMEDLKTQLQRDYTYMTQCLQEERYRYERLEEQLNDLTELHQNEMTNLKQELASMEEKVAYQSYERARDIQEAVESCLTRVTKLELQQQQQQVVQLEGVENANARALLGKFINVILALMAVLLVFVSTLANFITPLMKTRLRTTSTALLVLVLFLLWKHWDSLTYLLEHVLLPS; this is encoded by the exons AAAATCCAGCAGCTCTCCGAGGGCTCCATGTTCGGCCACGGCCTGAAGCACCTGTTCCACAGCCGCCGCCGCTCGCGGGAGCGGGAGCACCAGGCGTCTCAGGAgtcgcagcagcagcagcagcagcagcagggcatGTCGGACCATGACTCCCCGGACGAGAAGGAGCGCTCCCCCGAGATGCACCGCGTGTCCTACGCCGTGTCCCTGCACGACCTGCCCGCCCGGCCCACCGCCTTCAACCGCGTGCTGCAGCAGATCCGCTCGCGGCCCTCCATCAAGCGGGGCGCCAGCCTGCAcagcggcgggggcggcgggggcggcagCCGGCGCTCCAAGAGCAGCTCCCTGGAGCCGCAGCGCGGCAGCCCCCACCTGCTGCGCAAGGCCCCCCAGGACAGCGGCCTGGCCGCCATCCTGCACCAGCACCAGTGCCGGCCCCGCTCCTCCTCCACCACCGACACCGCCCTGCTGCTGGCCGACGGCACCAGCGTCTACCTGCTGGCCGAGGAGGCCGAGGGCCTGGGAGACAAG gtggACAAGGGAGACCTGGTGGGCCTGAGCCTCCCTTCCGGCCCCGGCCACGGCGACACTGACGGCCCCGTCAGCCTGGACGTGCCGGACGGGGCGCCGGACCCCCAGCGGACCAAGGCCGCCATCGACCACCTGCACCAGAAGATCCTGAAGATCACGGAGCAGATCAAGATCGAGCAGGAGGCGCGGGACGACAACGTGGCGGAGTACCTGAAGCTGGCCAACAACGCGGACAGGCAGCAGGCCTCGCGCATCAAGCAGGTGTTCGAGAAGAAGAACCAGAAGTCGGCCCAGACCATCGCGCAGCTGCACAAGAAGCTGGAGCACTACCGCCGGCGCCTGAGGGAGATCGAGCAGAACGGGCCCTCGCGGCAGCCCAAGGACGTGCTGCGGGACATGCAGCAGGGGCTGAAGGACGTGGGCGCCAACGTGCGCGCGGGCATCAGCGGCTTCGGGGGCGGCGTGGTGGAGGGCGTCAAGGGCAGCCTCTCGGGCCTCTCGCAGGCCACCCACACCGCCGTGGTGTCCAAGCCCCGGGAGTTCGCCAGCCTGATCCGCAACAAGTTCGGCAGTGCCGACAACATCGCCCACCTGAAGGACCCGCTGGAGGACGGGCCCCCCGAGGAGGCGGCCCGGGCGCTGAGCGGCAGCGCCACGCTGGTGTCCAGCCCCAAGTATGGCAGCGACGACGAGTGCTCTAGCGCCAGCGCCAGCTCGGCCGGGGCGGGCAGCAACTCTGGGGCGGGGCCCGGCGGGGCGCTGGGGAGCCCCAAGTCCAGCGCGCTGTACGGCGCCCCCGGGAACCTGGACGCTCTGCTGGGGGACCTGCGGGAGATCAAGGAGGGACAGTCGCACCTGGAGGACTCCATGGAGGACCTGAAGACCCAGCTGCAGAGGGACTACACCTACATGACCCAGTGCCTGCAGGAGGAGCGCTACAG GTACGAGCGGCTGGAGGAGCAGCTCAACGACCTGACCGAGCTCCACCAGAACGAGATGACCAACCTGAAGCAGGAGCTGGCCAGCATGGAGGAGAAGGTGGCCTACCAGTCCTACGAGAGGGCTCGGGACATCCAG GAGGCCGTGGAGTCCTGCCTGACCCGGGTCACCaagctggagctgcagcagcagcagcagcaggtggtgCAGCTGGAGGGCGTGGAGAACGCCAACGCGCGGGCGCTGCTGGGCAAGTTCATCAACGTGATCCTGGCGCTCATGGCCGTGCTGCTGGTGTTCGTGTCCACCCTCGCCAACTTCATCACGCCCCTCATGAAGACGCGCCTGCGCACCACCAGCACCGCCCTCCTGGTCCtcgtcctcttcctcctctggaaGCACTGGGACTCCCTCACCTACCTCCTGGAGCACGTGTTGCTGCCCAGCTGA
- the TMCC2 gene encoding transmembrane and coiled-coil domains protein 2 isoform X2 — MFGHGLKHLFHSRRRSREREHQASQESQQQQQQQQGMSDHDSPDEKERSPEMHRVSYAVSLHDLPARPTAFNRVLQQIRSRPSIKRGASLHSGGGGGGGSRRSKSSSLEPQRGSPHLLRKAPQDSGLAAILHQHQCRPRSSSTTDTALLLADGTSVYLLAEEAEGLGDKVDKGDLVGLSLPSGPGHGDTDGPVSLDVPDGAPDPQRTKAAIDHLHQKILKITEQIKIEQEARDDNVAEYLKLANNADRQQASRIKQVFEKKNQKSAQTIAQLHKKLEHYRRRLREIEQNGPSRQPKDVLRDMQQGLKDVGANVRAGISGFGGGVVEGVKGSLSGLSQATHTAVVSKPREFASLIRNKFGSADNIAHLKDPLEDGPPEEAARALSGSATLVSSPKYGSDDECSSASASSAGAGSNSGAGPGGALGSPKSSALYGAPGNLDALLGDLREIKEGQSHLEDSMEDLKTQLQRDYTYMTQCLQEERYRYERLEEQLNDLTELHQNEMTNLKQELASMEEKVAYQSYERARDIQEAVESCLTRVTKLELQQQQQQVVQLEGVENANARALLGKFINVILALMAVLLVFVSTLANFITPLMKTRLRTTSTALLVLVLFLLWKHWDSLTYLLEHVLLPS, encoded by the exons ATGTTCGGCCACGGCCTGAAGCACCTGTTCCACAGCCGCCGCCGCTCGCGGGAGCGGGAGCACCAGGCGTCTCAGGAgtcgcagcagcagcagcagcagcagcagggcatGTCGGACCATGACTCCCCGGACGAGAAGGAGCGCTCCCCCGAGATGCACCGCGTGTCCTACGCCGTGTCCCTGCACGACCTGCCCGCCCGGCCCACCGCCTTCAACCGCGTGCTGCAGCAGATCCGCTCGCGGCCCTCCATCAAGCGGGGCGCCAGCCTGCAcagcggcgggggcggcgggggcggcagCCGGCGCTCCAAGAGCAGCTCCCTGGAGCCGCAGCGCGGCAGCCCCCACCTGCTGCGCAAGGCCCCCCAGGACAGCGGCCTGGCCGCCATCCTGCACCAGCACCAGTGCCGGCCCCGCTCCTCCTCCACCACCGACACCGCCCTGCTGCTGGCCGACGGCACCAGCGTCTACCTGCTGGCCGAGGAGGCCGAGGGCCTGGGAGACAAG gtggACAAGGGAGACCTGGTGGGCCTGAGCCTCCCTTCCGGCCCCGGCCACGGCGACACTGACGGCCCCGTCAGCCTGGACGTGCCGGACGGGGCGCCGGACCCCCAGCGGACCAAGGCCGCCATCGACCACCTGCACCAGAAGATCCTGAAGATCACGGAGCAGATCAAGATCGAGCAGGAGGCGCGGGACGACAACGTGGCGGAGTACCTGAAGCTGGCCAACAACGCGGACAGGCAGCAGGCCTCGCGCATCAAGCAGGTGTTCGAGAAGAAGAACCAGAAGTCGGCCCAGACCATCGCGCAGCTGCACAAGAAGCTGGAGCACTACCGCCGGCGCCTGAGGGAGATCGAGCAGAACGGGCCCTCGCGGCAGCCCAAGGACGTGCTGCGGGACATGCAGCAGGGGCTGAAGGACGTGGGCGCCAACGTGCGCGCGGGCATCAGCGGCTTCGGGGGCGGCGTGGTGGAGGGCGTCAAGGGCAGCCTCTCGGGCCTCTCGCAGGCCACCCACACCGCCGTGGTGTCCAAGCCCCGGGAGTTCGCCAGCCTGATCCGCAACAAGTTCGGCAGTGCCGACAACATCGCCCACCTGAAGGACCCGCTGGAGGACGGGCCCCCCGAGGAGGCGGCCCGGGCGCTGAGCGGCAGCGCCACGCTGGTGTCCAGCCCCAAGTATGGCAGCGACGACGAGTGCTCTAGCGCCAGCGCCAGCTCGGCCGGGGCGGGCAGCAACTCTGGGGCGGGGCCCGGCGGGGCGCTGGGGAGCCCCAAGTCCAGCGCGCTGTACGGCGCCCCCGGGAACCTGGACGCTCTGCTGGGGGACCTGCGGGAGATCAAGGAGGGACAGTCGCACCTGGAGGACTCCATGGAGGACCTGAAGACCCAGCTGCAGAGGGACTACACCTACATGACCCAGTGCCTGCAGGAGGAGCGCTACAG GTACGAGCGGCTGGAGGAGCAGCTCAACGACCTGACCGAGCTCCACCAGAACGAGATGACCAACCTGAAGCAGGAGCTGGCCAGCATGGAGGAGAAGGTGGCCTACCAGTCCTACGAGAGGGCTCGGGACATCCAG GAGGCCGTGGAGTCCTGCCTGACCCGGGTCACCaagctggagctgcagcagcagcagcagcaggtggtgCAGCTGGAGGGCGTGGAGAACGCCAACGCGCGGGCGCTGCTGGGCAAGTTCATCAACGTGATCCTGGCGCTCATGGCCGTGCTGCTGGTGTTCGTGTCCACCCTCGCCAACTTCATCACGCCCCTCATGAAGACGCGCCTGCGCACCACCAGCACCGCCCTCCTGGTCCtcgtcctcttcctcctctggaaGCACTGGGACTCCCTCACCTACCTCCTGGAGCACGTGTTGCTGCCCAGCTGA
- the TMCC2 gene encoding transmembrane and coiled-coil domains protein 2 isoform X4, with amino-acid sequence MKSKEGKIAVDKGDLVGLSLPSGPGHGDTDGPVSLDVPDGAPDPQRTKAAIDHLHQKILKITEQIKIEQEARDDNVAEYLKLANNADRQQASRIKQVFEKKNQKSAQTIAQLHKKLEHYRRRLREIEQNGPSRQPKDVLRDMQQGLKDVGANVRAGISGFGGGVVEGVKGSLSGLSQATHTAVVSKPREFASLIRNKFGSADNIAHLKDPLEDGPPEEAARALSGSATLVSSPKYGSDDECSSASASSAGAGSNSGAGPGGALGSPKSSALYGAPGNLDALLGDLREIKEGQSHLEDSMEDLKTQLQRDYTYMTQCLQEERYRYERLEEQLNDLTELHQNEMTNLKQELASMEEKVAYQSYERARDIQEAVESCLTRVTKLELQQQQQQVVQLEGVENANARALLGKFINVILALMAVLLVFVSTLANFITPLMKTRLRTTSTALLVLVLFLLWKHWDSLTYLLEHVLLPS; translated from the exons ATGAAGTCCAAGGAAGGAAAGATTGCT gtggACAAGGGAGACCTGGTGGGCCTGAGCCTCCCTTCCGGCCCCGGCCACGGCGACACTGACGGCCCCGTCAGCCTGGACGTGCCGGACGGGGCGCCGGACCCCCAGCGGACCAAGGCCGCCATCGACCACCTGCACCAGAAGATCCTGAAGATCACGGAGCAGATCAAGATCGAGCAGGAGGCGCGGGACGACAACGTGGCGGAGTACCTGAAGCTGGCCAACAACGCGGACAGGCAGCAGGCCTCGCGCATCAAGCAGGTGTTCGAGAAGAAGAACCAGAAGTCGGCCCAGACCATCGCGCAGCTGCACAAGAAGCTGGAGCACTACCGCCGGCGCCTGAGGGAGATCGAGCAGAACGGGCCCTCGCGGCAGCCCAAGGACGTGCTGCGGGACATGCAGCAGGGGCTGAAGGACGTGGGCGCCAACGTGCGCGCGGGCATCAGCGGCTTCGGGGGCGGCGTGGTGGAGGGCGTCAAGGGCAGCCTCTCGGGCCTCTCGCAGGCCACCCACACCGCCGTGGTGTCCAAGCCCCGGGAGTTCGCCAGCCTGATCCGCAACAAGTTCGGCAGTGCCGACAACATCGCCCACCTGAAGGACCCGCTGGAGGACGGGCCCCCCGAGGAGGCGGCCCGGGCGCTGAGCGGCAGCGCCACGCTGGTGTCCAGCCCCAAGTATGGCAGCGACGACGAGTGCTCTAGCGCCAGCGCCAGCTCGGCCGGGGCGGGCAGCAACTCTGGGGCGGGGCCCGGCGGGGCGCTGGGGAGCCCCAAGTCCAGCGCGCTGTACGGCGCCCCCGGGAACCTGGACGCTCTGCTGGGGGACCTGCGGGAGATCAAGGAGGGACAGTCGCACCTGGAGGACTCCATGGAGGACCTGAAGACCCAGCTGCAGAGGGACTACACCTACATGACCCAGTGCCTGCAGGAGGAGCGCTACAG GTACGAGCGGCTGGAGGAGCAGCTCAACGACCTGACCGAGCTCCACCAGAACGAGATGACCAACCTGAAGCAGGAGCTGGCCAGCATGGAGGAGAAGGTGGCCTACCAGTCCTACGAGAGGGCTCGGGACATCCAG GAGGCCGTGGAGTCCTGCCTGACCCGGGTCACCaagctggagctgcagcagcagcagcagcaggtggtgCAGCTGGAGGGCGTGGAGAACGCCAACGCGCGGGCGCTGCTGGGCAAGTTCATCAACGTGATCCTGGCGCTCATGGCCGTGCTGCTGGTGTTCGTGTCCACCCTCGCCAACTTCATCACGCCCCTCATGAAGACGCGCCTGCGCACCACCAGCACCGCCCTCCTGGTCCtcgtcctcttcctcctctggaaGCACTGGGACTCCCTCACCTACCTCCTGGAGCACGTGTTGCTGCCCAGCTGA
- the TMCC2 gene encoding transmembrane and coiled-coil domains protein 2 isoform X3, giving the protein MCLGSRTAWWGLEGAVISFLRIRPLQSCAADTPRPPGWPLRPSACELPRGASVLGDRPAGRGACAALAALGGWEGPPAPASMKRKRLPATVESWKVDKGDLVGLSLPSGPGHGDTDGPVSLDVPDGAPDPQRTKAAIDHLHQKILKITEQIKIEQEARDDNVAEYLKLANNADRQQASRIKQVFEKKNQKSAQTIAQLHKKLEHYRRRLREIEQNGPSRQPKDVLRDMQQGLKDVGANVRAGISGFGGGVVEGVKGSLSGLSQATHTAVVSKPREFASLIRNKFGSADNIAHLKDPLEDGPPEEAARALSGSATLVSSPKYGSDDECSSASASSAGAGSNSGAGPGGALGSPKSSALYGAPGNLDALLGDLREIKEGQSHLEDSMEDLKTQLQRDYTYMTQCLQEERYRYERLEEQLNDLTELHQNEMTNLKQELASMEEKVAYQSYERARDIQEAVESCLTRVTKLELQQQQQQVVQLEGVENANARALLGKFINVILALMAVLLVFVSTLANFITPLMKTRLRTTSTALLVLVLFLLWKHWDSLTYLLEHVLLPS; this is encoded by the exons ATGTGCTTGGGCAGCCGGACCGCCTGGTGGGGACTGGAGGGGGCTGTCATTTCCTTCCTCCGCATTCGCCCCCTGCAGAGCTGTGCGGCCGACACGCCCAGGCCCCCAGGCTGGCCCCTGCGTCCCTCGGCCTGTGAGTTACCTCGGGGGGCTTCAGTCCTCGGGGACCGGCCGGCAGGGCGGGGGGCGTGTGCTGCTCTGGCcgccctgggaggctgggaagggccgCCTGCTCCCGCCAGCATGAAGCGGAAGAGGTTGCCAGCCACCGTGGAGAGCTGGAAG gtggACAAGGGAGACCTGGTGGGCCTGAGCCTCCCTTCCGGCCCCGGCCACGGCGACACTGACGGCCCCGTCAGCCTGGACGTGCCGGACGGGGCGCCGGACCCCCAGCGGACCAAGGCCGCCATCGACCACCTGCACCAGAAGATCCTGAAGATCACGGAGCAGATCAAGATCGAGCAGGAGGCGCGGGACGACAACGTGGCGGAGTACCTGAAGCTGGCCAACAACGCGGACAGGCAGCAGGCCTCGCGCATCAAGCAGGTGTTCGAGAAGAAGAACCAGAAGTCGGCCCAGACCATCGCGCAGCTGCACAAGAAGCTGGAGCACTACCGCCGGCGCCTGAGGGAGATCGAGCAGAACGGGCCCTCGCGGCAGCCCAAGGACGTGCTGCGGGACATGCAGCAGGGGCTGAAGGACGTGGGCGCCAACGTGCGCGCGGGCATCAGCGGCTTCGGGGGCGGCGTGGTGGAGGGCGTCAAGGGCAGCCTCTCGGGCCTCTCGCAGGCCACCCACACCGCCGTGGTGTCCAAGCCCCGGGAGTTCGCCAGCCTGATCCGCAACAAGTTCGGCAGTGCCGACAACATCGCCCACCTGAAGGACCCGCTGGAGGACGGGCCCCCCGAGGAGGCGGCCCGGGCGCTGAGCGGCAGCGCCACGCTGGTGTCCAGCCCCAAGTATGGCAGCGACGACGAGTGCTCTAGCGCCAGCGCCAGCTCGGCCGGGGCGGGCAGCAACTCTGGGGCGGGGCCCGGCGGGGCGCTGGGGAGCCCCAAGTCCAGCGCGCTGTACGGCGCCCCCGGGAACCTGGACGCTCTGCTGGGGGACCTGCGGGAGATCAAGGAGGGACAGTCGCACCTGGAGGACTCCATGGAGGACCTGAAGACCCAGCTGCAGAGGGACTACACCTACATGACCCAGTGCCTGCAGGAGGAGCGCTACAG GTACGAGCGGCTGGAGGAGCAGCTCAACGACCTGACCGAGCTCCACCAGAACGAGATGACCAACCTGAAGCAGGAGCTGGCCAGCATGGAGGAGAAGGTGGCCTACCAGTCCTACGAGAGGGCTCGGGACATCCAG GAGGCCGTGGAGTCCTGCCTGACCCGGGTCACCaagctggagctgcagcagcagcagcagcaggtggtgCAGCTGGAGGGCGTGGAGAACGCCAACGCGCGGGCGCTGCTGGGCAAGTTCATCAACGTGATCCTGGCGCTCATGGCCGTGCTGCTGGTGTTCGTGTCCACCCTCGCCAACTTCATCACGCCCCTCATGAAGACGCGCCTGCGCACCACCAGCACCGCCCTCCTGGTCCtcgtcctcttcctcctctggaaGCACTGGGACTCCCTCACCTACCTCCTGGAGCACGTGTTGCTGCCCAGCTGA